A genome region from uncultured Fusobacterium sp. includes the following:
- a CDS encoding nitroreductase family protein, producing the protein MESKDREILKYIMNRKSVRVYEDREVPEEIKEKLYSAIFQAPTAGNMMMYSIIEVEDQKLKDKLVKTCDNQAMIGKAPLVLLFLADFQRWMDYVKFSGAEEFNREHNLEEYIPGEGDMMLAINDALIAAQTGVLAAEELGLGSCYIGDIMENFEIHREMFKLPKYAIPITMLCIGYPTEQQKNRKMVRRCFTKDMIVHKNSYRKVTDEEFENMDREIAEKDKTVFLPGCHNEGLHMYKRKIISDFMKEMNRSVKEMINSWSK; encoded by the coding sequence ATGGAATCGAAAGATAGAGAGATTTTAAAATATATAATGAATAGAAAATCTGTACGTGTTTATGAAGATAGGGAAGTACCTGAAGAGATAAAAGAGAAACTATATTCAGCAATATTTCAAGCTCCAACAGCAGGGAACATGATGATGTATTCAATAATTGAGGTTGAAGATCAAAAGTTAAAAGATAAATTAGTAAAAACTTGTGATAATCAAGCTATGATAGGAAAAGCTCCTCTTGTACTACTTTTCTTGGCAGATTTTCAACGTTGGATGGATTATGTTAAATTTTCAGGAGCAGAGGAATTTAATAGAGAACATAATTTAGAAGAGTATATTCCAGGTGAAGGGGATATGATGTTGGCTATAAATGATGCCCTTATAGCAGCTCAAACAGGAGTTTTAGCAGCTGAAGAATTGGGATTAGGAAGTTGTTATATTGGAGATATAATGGAGAATTTTGAAATTCATAGAGAGATGTTTAAGCTACCTAAATATGCAATTCCAATAACAATGTTATGTATAGGTTATCCAACTGAACAACAAAAAAATAGAAAAATGGTAAGAAGATGTTTTACTAAGGATATGATTGTTCATAAAAATTCATATAGAAAAGTTACAGATGAAGAGTTTGAAAATATGGATAGAGAGATAGCTGAAAAGGATAAAACAGTTTTCCTTCCAGGTTGCCACAATGAAGGATTACATATGTATAAAAGAAAGATTATTTCAGATTTTATGAAAGAGATGAATCGTTCTGTAAAAGAGATGATTAATTCTTGGAGTAAATAA
- the cobO gene encoding cob(I)yrinic acid a,c-diamide adenosyltransferase: MKGYIQVYTGNGKGKTTAALGLAVRALGNGFSVYIGQFMKGQEYHELKTFEKLDNIDVEMYGTDTCLISRDHVQQCDIDHAKTGVERVKEIFKSKKYQVVILDEICVANFFGLVSEEEILDLMENKPEDVELVLTGRYAPQNVIDKADLVTEMKEIKHYYSKGVMSRDGIER, from the coding sequence GTGAAAGGATATATTCAAGTTTATACAGGAAATGGAAAGGGAAAAACAACAGCAGCTTTAGGGCTTGCAGTTAGAGCTCTAGGAAATGGATTTAGTGTCTATATTGGGCAATTTATGAAGGGACAAGAGTATCATGAACTTAAAACTTTTGAAAAATTAGATAATATAGATGTAGAGATGTATGGAACAGACACTTGTCTTATCTCTAGAGATCATGTGCAACAATGTGATATAGACCATGCAAAGACAGGAGTAGAAAGAGTAAAAGAGATTTTTAAAAGTAAAAAATACCAAGTTGTAATTTTAGATGAAATATGTGTAGCTAACTTTTTTGGCTTAGTAAGTGAAGAAGAAATTTTAGATCTGATGGAAAATAAGCCTGAAGATGTAGAATTAGTTTTAACAGGAAGATATGCTCCACAAAATGTAATAGATAAAGCTGACTTAGTAACAGAAATGAAAGAGATAAAACATTATTATAGTAAGGGGGTTATGTCTAGAGATGGAATCGAAAGATAG
- a CDS encoding sirohydrochlorin cobaltochelatase has translation MGKMRKLLVGALLVAAGTVAMAHSDGGYVDNDFFKGMQKGDKAAVLMVHFGTTYDDARALSIDAINNKAKKEFKGVDVKEAFTSRIVMRRLKERGIEKLNPSEVINQLKADGYTHLLVQGTHIMNGVESTNLAEELKNYEKDFKDIRIGNPLLTDHEDYEAVAKALSDRIGPLKEGQGVVLVGHGTHHFGGSAYAMMDYVLTDAGLNTYAVGTVEGYPAFDNVVKKLKANGVKDVILVPFMFVAGDHANNDIAEDWNKDLQKEGFTVSKVILEGLGQNPAIQNLYIKHAEFASHHKPEDMQAKKVQYSNEKD, from the coding sequence ATGGGAAAAATGAGAAAACTTTTAGTAGGAGCATTATTAGTAGCAGCAGGAACTGTAGCTATGGCTCATTCAGATGGAGGGTATGTGGACAACGATTTCTTTAAAGGAATGCAAAAAGGAGATAAAGCAGCAGTATTAATGGTACACTTTGGTACTACTTATGATGATGCTAGAGCATTAAGCATTGATGCTATTAACAACAAAGCTAAAAAAGAGTTTAAAGGTGTAGATGTAAAAGAAGCATTTACTTCAAGAATTGTAATGAGAAGATTAAAAGAAAGAGGAATTGAAAAATTAAATCCATCAGAAGTTATCAATCAATTAAAAGCAGATGGATATACTCATCTTCTAGTTCAAGGAACTCATATTATGAATGGAGTAGAATCTACAAACCTTGCTGAAGAATTAAAAAATTATGAAAAAGATTTCAAAGATATCAGAATAGGAAATCCTTTATTAACAGATCATGAAGATTATGAAGCTGTAGCAAAAGCTTTATCAGATAGAATAGGACCATTAAAAGAAGGACAAGGAGTTGTTCTAGTAGGACACGGAACTCATCACTTTGGTGGATCAGCTTACGCTATGATGGATTATGTTCTTACTGATGCAGGATTAAATACTTATGCAGTAGGTACAGTAGAAGGATATCCAGCATTTGACAATGTAGTTAAAAAATTAAAAGCTAATGGAGTAAAAGATGTAATTCTAGTTCCATTTATGTTTGTTGCTGGAGACCATGCAAATAATGACATAGCTGAAGATTGGAACAAAGACCTTCAAAAAGAAGGATTTACAGTATCTAAAGTTATATTAGAAGGATTAGGACAAAATCCAGCAATCCAAAATCTTTATATAAAACATGCAGAATTTGCATCTCATCACAAACCTGAAGATATGCAAGCTAAAAAAGTTCAATATTCTAACGAAAAAGATTAG